One window of Dehalobacterium formicoaceticum genomic DNA carries:
- a CDS encoding AAA family ATPase, whose product MKRPIKIAFYGKGGIGKSTIASNIAAAMGSLGLKVLFIGCDPKSDSVKNIVGGKIKSMLHLILEKGDFLAEEDFLEKGFLNISCIETGGPSPGVGCAGRGIITVMEELEKHNIFDKDWDVIIYDVLGDVVCGGFAVPMREGYVDRVLLVSSSEYMSIYAANNILKSIEVFSDQKEPFLGGIIHNQRNDNAMGGLVRDFSEKVKVPIISEIPFAKEIIFSELDYKTVIEKYPDSAIASRFIETSKTIMAGITGVIPKPLEEGELEQLSKEYLSLIVDEGQLC is encoded by the coding sequence TTGAAGAGACCGATTAAAATTGCTTTTTATGGAAAAGGAGGAATAGGAAAATCCACAATTGCAAGCAATATAGCAGCTGCAATGGGTTCACTTGGATTAAAGGTTTTATTTATTGGCTGTGATCCTAAAAGTGATTCTGTTAAAAATATTGTTGGAGGAAAAATCAAGTCGATGCTTCATTTGATCTTGGAAAAGGGAGATTTCTTAGCTGAGGAGGATTTTTTGGAAAAAGGTTTTTTAAATATATCTTGTATTGAAACAGGCGGCCCTTCTCCTGGGGTTGGCTGTGCCGGCCGGGGGATCATAACCGTGATGGAAGAACTGGAGAAACATAATATCTTTGATAAAGATTGGGATGTGATTATTTATGATGTTTTAGGCGATGTGGTCTGTGGGGGATTTGCAGTACCCATGCGAGAAGGATATGTAGATCGTGTCTTGCTGGTATCTTCCAGTGAATATATGTCCATCTACGCGGCAAACAATATTTTAAAAAGTATTGAGGTGTTTTCTGATCAAAAGGAACCCTTCTTAGGTGGAATCATCCATAATCAGCGAAATGATAACGCTATGGGGGGATTGGTTAGGGATTTTTCAGAAAAAGTGAAAGTACCCATTATCTCAGAAATTCCTTTTGCTAAGGAGATTATATTTAGTGAATTGGATTATAAAACAGTTATTGAAAAATATCCGGATTCAGCTATAGCAAGCAGATTTATCGAAACATCGAAAACTATTATGGCAGGGATTACAGGGGTAATCCCCAAACCACTGGAAGAGGGGGAGTTGGAACAATTATCCAAAGAATATCTTTCGTTGATTGTAGATGAGGGGCAGCTATGTTAG
- a CDS encoding IS1634 family transposase: MKLYYDKRLKDPTYYAQQGIRNGKKTTTKNIKNFGKHSELLKITDDPETYVREEIKKMNEEYRVGRVTFNLTANFNEKVKHTQDEASASTCLNIGYFVLQDIMKGLNLKTFFKQNISECKNTYDSFKILRFLTYARILKPGSKLSTWNDLNSYYEQPEFDYQHILRFMDILEEHYDVYLTWLYKNSNAVVKRDSSIIYYDCTNFYCECEQPDEDIVDEVTGEVICGLRKFGISKEHRPNPIVEMGLFMDSQGIPITMSLHPGNTSEQTTAIPLEKEVLKMLNGAKFIYCADAGLGSYSIRKFNSMGGRAFIVTQSIKKLSNTLKEAVFNDYDYHLLSNDSPVTIKKMTTFDQYSKENLPLYNDFAYKVIFADKALDIGLSEEITLKNGSVKSRKSTGLLRQRLIIRFSRKMMEYQRSVRRSQIERAKKLLARKDPEEIKKGPNDVKRFMKRISHTKSGEKAVINYVLDEEKIAEEEKYDGYYAVATNLEDRAQDILAISHKRYQIEECFRIMKTNFTGRPINHRLPNRIKAHFMICFTALLVYRLLEAKLDEQHTHITPENLITTLKNMNVTNVHDIEYMALYHGSKALDTLMELTSLNLDRLHYRPKELNGKIKKLLN; encoded by the coding sequence TTGAAACTATACTATGATAAACGGCTTAAAGATCCTACTTATTATGCGCAGCAAGGAATAAGAAACGGCAAAAAAACTACTACCAAAAATATCAAGAATTTCGGAAAACATTCCGAACTCTTGAAAATAACTGATGACCCCGAAACCTACGTAAGAGAAGAAATTAAAAAGATGAACGAGGAATACCGCGTTGGCAGGGTCACATTTAACCTAACTGCTAATTTTAATGAGAAAGTCAAGCATACACAAGACGAGGCATCGGCATCCACTTGTTTGAACATAGGTTATTTTGTTCTGCAAGATATTATGAAAGGTCTTAATCTTAAAACTTTTTTTAAGCAAAATATTTCAGAATGCAAGAACACCTATGATAGTTTTAAAATCCTCCGTTTCCTAACGTACGCTAGAATACTAAAACCCGGTTCTAAACTTTCCACCTGGAATGATTTGAATTCATATTATGAGCAGCCAGAATTTGATTACCAGCATATTCTTCGGTTTATGGATATTTTAGAGGAGCATTATGACGTTTACTTAACATGGCTTTATAAAAACAGTAATGCTGTCGTCAAAAGAGATTCTTCTATTATCTACTATGATTGCACAAACTTCTATTGTGAATGCGAACAACCTGACGAGGATATTGTTGATGAAGTTACAGGGGAAGTTATTTGTGGCTTAAGAAAATTCGGGATAAGTAAGGAGCATCGCCCTAATCCGATTGTGGAGATGGGGCTTTTCATGGATAGCCAAGGTATTCCCATCACCATGTCCCTGCATCCCGGGAACACAAGTGAACAAACTACTGCCATCCCCCTGGAAAAAGAAGTCTTAAAGATGCTGAATGGAGCCAAATTTATTTATTGTGCCGATGCGGGACTTGGTTCTTATAGCATCCGTAAATTTAATAGCATGGGTGGCAGGGCTTTTATTGTCACTCAATCAATTAAAAAATTAAGCAATACTCTTAAGGAGGCAGTTTTTAATGACTATGACTATCATTTATTGTCAAACGACTCCCCTGTCACAATCAAAAAAATGACAACCTTTGATCAGTACTCAAAAGAAAATTTACCTTTGTATAACGATTTTGCTTACAAAGTAATTTTTGCTGACAAAGCCCTTGACATTGGTTTAAGCGAAGAAATAACATTAAAAAATGGTAGTGTTAAGTCTAGGAAATCGACCGGACTTTTAAGGCAACGCTTAATCATAAGATTTTCACGAAAAATGATGGAGTATCAAAGATCAGTACGGAGAAGCCAGATAGAGCGGGCAAAAAAACTATTAGCTAGAAAGGATCCTGAAGAAATTAAGAAGGGACCGAATGATGTAAAAAGATTCATGAAAAGAATCTCTCATACAAAATCTGGTGAAAAGGCAGTTATTAATTATGTCCTGGACGAGGAGAAAATTGCTGAGGAAGAAAAATACGATGGCTATTATGCAGTGGCGACTAATCTCGAAGATCGTGCTCAAGATATTCTCGCAATATCACACAAAAGATATCAGATTGAAGAGTGTTTCAGAATTATGAAAACCAATTTCACCGGGAGGCCTATAAATCACAGATTGCCTAATCGTATCAAGGCCCACTTCATGATCTGTTTTACAGCCCTATTGGTATATCGCCTATTAGAGGCTAAATTGGACGAACAACATACTCATATAACTCCAGAAAACCTAATTACTACACTTAAAAATATGAATGTCACCAACGTACACGATATTGAATACATGGCACTCTATCATGGTAGCAAGGCCCTTGATACATTAATGGAATTAACATCACTTAATCTGGATAGGCTTCATTATAGACCAAAGGAATTAAACGGGAAAATTAAAAAATTATTAAACTAG